The genomic interval TATCAATCTTGGCTTTGGCGGTATCCATTCTTGGCGTAATTATTCGTATCTCAACAAGTAGTTGAGCGGGCATAACAAAGCGTTAAAGAGGGACTTGGCACGCGTGGCATTTTCAGTTTGCGTTGGTTTTAGTGGTTACGGCACTATGCGGTAGCTTTTGTATTGCGTGCCTGCGCCCCTTAACGCAGCGTTATGCTTAATCAAGTAAAAATCAGTGGTTTATGGTTTTCTTTGTTCCCTCAGCTTTTCAGTTTGGTGTTTGTCGGCAAGTTGGCTTTTTTGAGCGCTGTTTTTCGGACACTGATTCTTTGGCGCTAGAAAATCAGAGAATTGCCTCAATCAAATTTTGAGCAAGTGCGATGTTAGGGCGGCTGGCTCAATCAGAAATCCATTTTTAGGATTTTAAACTCCAAACTAGATTTGCCAAAACCCCAAGTCTGATTATTAAAACTATGATTCATTTCGGTTTTCTACGTTTTGGCTTTTGTTTGTAAATCAAAGTCGAGTTAATCTTGGTTCTGGTCAAACGTAAGTCATTGAAGCTTAAGCATAACAAAGCGTTTAAGTGGGATTCATGCCGCGTGGCATTTTTAGTTTGCGGTGATGTTTGTGGTGAACGTGGTCTGCTGAAGCTTGGTTTAGGCGGCATTCACCCCTTAACGCGGCGTTATGTTTAATCACTAAAAATCAGTGGGTTATGATTTTTCTTTGCTCCCTTGGCTTGTGAGTTTTATGTTTGTCGGCAAGTTGGCTTCATTTGGCGCTGCTTTCTGGACATCTATTCTTTGGCGCTGGAAATTCAGAGAATTGCCTCAGTCGATTTTCGAGTAAGCGCGAGGTTGGTTCGACTGGCTCAATCAATATTTTGATCACAGGTTTTTGGGCTTGATTGCCGAAATTCAAAGTCTGTTTTTCAAATCTATGAGTCGTTTCAGTTTTTTAGTTCTTGGCTTTTGTTTGCGAATCAAAGCTGAGTTAATCTTGGTTTTTGTAAAACGTAAGCCCTTGAAGCTTAAACATAACAAAGCGTTAAAGAGGGACTTGGCACGCGTGGCATTTTCAGTTTGCGTTGGGTTTAGTGGTTACGGCACTGTGCGGTAGCTTTTGTATTGCGTGCCTGCGCCCCTTAACGCGGCGTTATGTGTTTACTCGGCAAATACGCGAATTCTATGGTTGTCAGGATCAATCGCAACAAATGTTATGCCGTAAATTTGCTCGATTGGCTCCAACAGGAACTGAATACCTTTATTACTCCAGTCTTGGAACAAGCAATGCAGAGCATCTCTGTTTTTAATCAAAATTGAAATTTCTGTGCCGCCGCCAGTAATGCTTGAACTCGGATTGCAGTGAGCAAGTTGTTTAAGTTCTAATAGTGGGCCATCTGGCAATTTAAATGAAACAAAAGTAGGTGAAAGCGCCTTAGCCTTGCAGGGTAAAATCTTTTCGTAAAACTCTTGGCTTGTTTGAATGCTCTCGACGTAAAGCACGATAGAATCAATAGTAATCATGGTATATCCCTTACGGTTCAATGTGGCGATTACTCTATACTTTTCTCGAGTCAGAAATTGTCAGTAGCGTGTAGAACACACACATAACAAGGCGTTAAAGAGGGATTCATGCCGCGTGGCATTTTTGGTTTGCAGTGAGTCTTGGTGGTAAAAGTGGTCTGCGGAAGCTTGGTTTATGCGGCATTCACCCCTTAACGCGGCGTTAAATGGCATTTAGCTTTGGTATCACAAGAATAGTAAAGGAGTACAAGTGGATAATTTTTCGGAGAAAACTAAAGCTATCTATATACCATTTGTAAAACTGGTTTTTTTTACCCTTAGTAGCTTAATACTAGTGAATTGGTTGTTTGGTGAGCAGCTTAGCACTTTGGCTAATCGCCACTTTTACTTATCCAGTTTCCCGTTTTTATTGTCAGCAGCTCTTTGTATCGTGATGGTAAAACCGTTAGGGATACTTACATATAAAGGTAATTTTAGTCGTTCATTAGTTCTTATTATCATGGTTTTTTATCTTTCTATGTTAATCACAATGGTACAAGACCTACCTCGTTGTTGTTCAAATGAAGTTAAATCATACAATGACCCCTATAGTCTGAATTCAAGTTCACACCAAGGAAACATAACTTTAAAGAACTACAATGTCATGAGGAACAAGATTATTGATAAAATTAGCCTTAACAGTAGATCTGCTAGGGGTGGTTCTATAATTTCAATTTCAAATCACGTCTCAGTTCCTTTAAATATAAGTATGACAGTCTGGGCTGTATTTCCTTTTAGTCAGGATATTAAAGCAAATTCAAGCGAGACAATGCTGAATTCTTCCATTCACGCCCTAAGACATATGTCAAGGCAACATGTGAATAGTTATGACTTTTCTGATGTTAAGTACTTTAAATTGATCCCCGACTCTGATTATAGAGATAATTACATTAGTTCGATTTATGAGAAATACCCCAAGTTAAAAGGAAAGAAACTAACGATACTTTCTCCTGAAAACATAGAACTTAAGAAGTCTATATATATTAAGTTGGGTTTTTTGTTCTTTATATTGATTTTTGGAGGGATGTGTCTATTTGTTGTAATTGAGCTTCAATCATTGAAGCAATCAGCGAATGATAAGTAGTTCAAGCCATTTAACAAAGCATTTAAGAGTGATTCGCAACGCTTGGCGTTTTTCGCTTCGCTCAAGTATAGCCAAGCGCCGCTCACACCTTAATGCGGCGTTATGCGTCACTTTAACTCGCTGTCTTTGTAACAGTTTTTACCTCAAGTCTTTTCTTCAAATTAGCTTTTAGGTACAGTGGCGTAATTAAGTTTTATGTTGGTCTTGGCTTTTCGCTTTTCAATTTAAGCTGTGACCAGAATCATCATTCACCAGCCAAACGCTTCTTTGCAATTTTGAGTTTGGTGGGTGTTTTTTAATTTTAAGTTTGACTTACTGGTGCAGGCGCAAGCGCTTTTAAATTAGTGTGTTAACGCATAACAAGGTCGTAAACGCGGACAAAAAACTGTTGGCTGTTACGCTTCGCTCCACATTTTAGCCAACATTTTTTTGCCGGTTACAACGGCGTTAGGTAACTATGAAAACTTCAACCCTTCGCATATTTTCCGGCTTAGCACTTTTGGGCTTTTGTACGACTGTTTTTATAAACCTTTGCAGTCACTTCAGTATTGAGCTTTCTGAAGCTGCTATTTTCATTCCTCAAGTTTTTGTAATAGGATTAGCATTCCCTCTAGTTAAAATGTGCAACGAAACGACCCCTGTTCACAATAACGGAAATTTAATGCATATCTTTTCAGCAACTAAAGGTAAATATCTATTAGTTTTAGCCTTAGTTGTGATCTATGGAGGCATTAACTTTTTTTACTTTATTCATTTAACAAAACCATTTCCTAGAGGTGAAGCGCCTTTACATATTCAGAGCGGTATTTTTTCGTCTATGCAGATGATATTCGCATTTTTAGAATTAATCATCGCTACGGCTTTAATTAAGATTACAGGCGAGAAAAAAGTTACCTAACAAGCCATTACAGTGACGGGACTTTTAACAGTTGGCTTTCCCTCACTGCGTTCGTTATTTTAGCCAACAATTAAAAGCCCCTGAATGGGGCGTTATGCGTCACTTTAAGCCGCTATCTTTACAGCGGTTTTTACCTCAAGTCTTTTCTTCAAATAAGCTTTTGGGTACAGTGGCGTAATTAAGTTTTATGTTGGTCTTGGCTTTTCACTTTTCAATTGAAACTGTGACCAGAATCATCATTCACCAGTCGTGCGCTTCTTTGTAATTTTTGGTTCGGTGGGTGTTTTTTAATTTTAAGTTTGGCTTATTGGTGCAGGCGCAAGCGCTTTTAAATTGGTGTGTAAACGCATAACAAGGTCGTCAACGCGGACAAAAAACTTGTTGGCTTTGCGCGTGCCTCGCAAATTATAGCCAACAATTTTTTGCCGGTTACAACGGCGTTATGTGTAAAGGAATCTATGACAAAATTCATCAATCTTTTCTTGTGTCTACTTTCTCTAAACTGTCTTGCTGCTGAGCCGATAAAAGAATGGAACGAACTCAATGAAATGTATGCAAGACAGATGGAAAATGGTCTATATCTAGAAGCTGTTAATACATCGCTAAAACTCAATAATTTAGAGCCAACAGATACCACAGTGTTGTTGTATATAGTTTACTCGCATACAAAAGCTGGCTTATCCGTTCCAATTTGGGTTTTGGCTGAGCCATGGCCTAATAAATCGGTTAAGGACCGCATGAACAGACTTATTGCTGAATCAATAGGTTCAAACACATAACAAGGCGTTTAAGAGGGATTCATGCCGCGTGGCATTTTTGGTATGCGGTGAGTTTTGGTGGTGAAAGTGGTCTGCGGAAAGTTGGTTTAGGCGGCATTCACCCCTTAACGCAGCGTTAGTTGCCTTATCAATATTGCATGTTCAATTTACTGTACAAGTAAAGTGAAGAGGACTATACTTGTTCCATTAAATGTACATGTGGAGGTTCTTATGAGAATCGTATCTTTTACTGAAGCTAGAAATGGCCTCAAAGCTGTTTTAGATGGTGT from Vibrio vulnificus NBRC 15645 = ATCC 27562 carries:
- a CDS encoding glyoxalase; translated protein: MITIDSIVLYVESIQTSQEFYEKILPCKAKALSPTFVSFKLPDGPLLELKQLAHCNPSSSITGGGTEISILIKNRDALHCLFQDWSNKGIQFLLEPIEQIYGITFVAIDPDNHRIRVFAE